From one Triticum aestivum cultivar Chinese Spring chromosome 4B, IWGSC CS RefSeq v2.1, whole genome shotgun sequence genomic stretch:
- the LOC123089900 gene encoding uncharacterized protein, with the protein MHLSPIQAAGKMYTLQQISDMPTSNFQEGATYNTIAKVKSIVPSTKWYYKGCKRCDRGYNNNSDTPTCLCTNSSPKPLYKLPITLTDDSGDLDAIAFSKIAEELVERDAIQASPNMKVDTAEHVTAL; encoded by the exons ATGCATTTATCTCCTATTCAAGCAGCAGGGAAAATGTACACACTTCAACAAATATCAGATATGCCCACCTCAAATTTTCAG GAAGGAGCTACCTACAACACCATTGCGAAAGTTAAATCTATTGTACCTTCAACTAAATGGTACTACAAAGGATGCAAACGTTGTGACAGAGGATACAATAACAACTCAGATACTCCAACATGCCTTTGCACAAATTCATCTCCAAAGCCATT GTACAAGCTACCAATTACACTTACAGATGACTCGGGAGATTTAGATGCCATTGCTTTCTCTAAAATTGCTGAAGAACTGGTTGAGCGAGATGCCATCCAAGCTTCTCCAAACATGAAAGTTGATACCGCGGAACATGTGACCGCCCTATAG